The following proteins come from a genomic window of Noviherbaspirillum sp. L7-7A:
- the gcvA gene encoding transcriptional regulator GcvA yields MAKTIPPLNPLRVFEAVARLGSFTRGADELHVSQSAVSRQISLLEDYLQVKLFNREQRGISLTDAGRRYQQEVSPAFARIAAATQDLLANNRSGPLRVRAYTTFAAKWLMRRLPLFQQAHPEIDVRLSTDVAPADFASDEIDLAIQFGDGNWPELQCERLLGDRITPVCSPALLNRPGAPLQTLDDLKHHRLLHSHYRSNDWPYWFKAVGRPDLTEHRDSMVFSSSILTYQAAVEGLGVAIGQISLLDQELESGALVCPFETVTRPGFAYYLLLPRRDTMPAKVGVFREWLLDETRRAGT; encoded by the coding sequence ATGGCCAAAACCATTCCACCGCTGAATCCATTGCGGGTATTCGAAGCTGTTGCGCGACTCGGCAGCTTCACACGCGGCGCTGACGAGCTGCATGTGAGCCAGTCCGCCGTGAGCCGGCAGATCTCGCTGCTGGAAGACTATCTGCAGGTGAAGCTGTTCAACCGGGAGCAGCGCGGCATCAGCCTGACCGACGCCGGCCGGCGCTATCAGCAAGAAGTCAGCCCGGCATTTGCCCGGATTGCCGCCGCGACCCAGGACCTGCTGGCCAACAACCGCAGCGGGCCGCTACGGGTACGCGCCTACACTACCTTTGCCGCCAAGTGGCTGATGCGCCGGCTGCCGCTGTTCCAGCAGGCGCATCCGGAGATCGACGTACGCTTGAGCACCGATGTCGCTCCGGCGGACTTTGCCAGCGATGAGATCGACCTCGCGATCCAGTTTGGCGACGGCAACTGGCCCGAGCTGCAATGCGAGCGCCTGCTGGGCGACCGCATCACGCCGGTCTGCAGCCCGGCCCTGCTCAATAGGCCCGGTGCGCCACTGCAGACCCTGGACGACCTGAAGCATCATCGACTGCTGCATTCGCATTACCGCAGTAATGACTGGCCCTACTGGTTCAAAGCGGTGGGACGACCGGACTTGACCGAGCATCGGGACAGCATGGTGTTTTCCAGTTCGATCCTGACGTATCAGGCTGCGGTGGAAGGGCTGGGGGTGGCAATCGGGCAGATCAGCCTTCTGGACCAGGAGCTGGAAAGCGGCGCGCTGGTGTGCCCGTTCGAGACGGTGACGCGGCCTGGATTCGCCTATTACCTGCTGCTGCCGCGGCGGGATACGATGCCGGCCAAGGTGGGGGTGTTTCGGGAATGGCTGCTAGATGAGACGCGGCGGGCGGGTACATGA